A genomic region of Pseudomonas sp. RSB 5.4 contains the following coding sequences:
- the pdxY gene encoding pyridoxal kinase PdxY, with amino-acid sequence MKRTPHLLAIQSHVVFGHAGNSAAVFPMQRVGVNVWPLNTVQFSNHTQYGQWAGEVLSPHQIPELVEGIAAIGELGNCDAVLSGYLGSAAQGRAILSGVERIKSVNPKALYLCDPVMGHPEKGCSVPTEVSDFLLEEAAAVADIMCPNQLELDSFSGRKPQSLFDCLGMARALLARGPKAVLVKHLDYPGKPADGFEMLLVTADESWHLRRPLLAFPRQPVGVGDLTSGLFLARVLLGDSLVAAFEFTAAAVHEVLLETQACASYELQLVRAQDRIAHPRVKFEATAISL; translated from the coding sequence ATGAAACGTACGCCTCATCTGCTCGCCATTCAGTCCCATGTGGTCTTCGGCCATGCCGGCAATAGCGCCGCGGTTTTTCCGATGCAGCGGGTCGGGGTGAACGTCTGGCCGCTCAACACCGTGCAGTTTTCCAACCACACCCAGTACGGGCAGTGGGCCGGTGAAGTGCTGTCGCCGCACCAGATCCCCGAACTGGTCGAAGGCATTGCCGCCATTGGCGAGCTGGGCAACTGCGACGCCGTGCTCTCCGGTTATCTGGGCAGCGCGGCGCAGGGCCGGGCGATTCTCAGCGGTGTCGAGCGCATCAAATCGGTCAATCCGAAGGCGTTGTACCTGTGCGACCCGGTAATGGGTCATCCGGAGAAAGGCTGCAGTGTGCCGACCGAAGTCAGCGACTTCCTGCTGGAAGAAGCGGCAGCCGTGGCGGACATCATGTGCCCGAACCAGCTGGAGCTGGACAGCTTCTCCGGGCGCAAGCCGCAGTCCTTGTTCGATTGCCTGGGGATGGCCCGGGCACTGCTGGCACGCGGCCCGAAAGCGGTGCTGGTCAAACACCTGGATTATCCGGGCAAACCGGCGGACGGTTTCGAGATGTTGTTGGTGACCGCCGACGAAAGCTGGCACCTGCGCCGTCCGCTGCTGGCGTTTCCGCGTCAACCGGTGGGTGTGGGCGATCTGACGTCCGGTTTGTTCCTGGCACGGGTGCTGCTCGGTGACAGTCTGGTGGCGGCGTTTGAATTCACCGCAGCGGCGGTGCATGAAGTGCTGCTGGAAACCCAGGCGTGTGCCAGTTACGAGCTGCAACTGGTGCGGGCGCAGGACCGGATCGCGCATCCGCGGGTGAAATTCGAGGCGACGGCGATCAGTCTGTAA
- a CDS encoding DUF3301 domain-containing protein, whose protein sequence is MLTLENIFVLMLFAAAGAWLWHNHGLRERALERVKQHCINVGVELLDGNVALKKIGLIKDASGRRRLARVYNFEFTVTGETRHNGTITQFGAHSASIELAPYPAPFDDTPPVVEVTRPRAEVIELSQWRQDHNKWKP, encoded by the coding sequence ATGCTGACCCTCGAAAACATCTTTGTGCTGATGCTGTTCGCCGCTGCCGGCGCATGGCTTTGGCACAACCACGGCTTGCGCGAGCGGGCGCTGGAGCGGGTCAAGCAGCATTGCATCAACGTTGGCGTCGAACTGCTGGACGGTAACGTCGCGTTGAAAAAAATCGGTTTGATCAAGGATGCCAGCGGCCGGCGGCGCTTGGCCCGGGTCTACAACTTCGAGTTCACCGTGACCGGCGAAACCCGGCACAACGGCACCATCACCCAGTTTGGCGCACACAGCGCTTCGATCGAATTGGCGCCCTACCCCGCACCGTTCGACGACACGCCACCCGTGGTCGAGGTCACCCGCCCACGGGCCGAAGTGATCGAGCTGAGCCAGTGGCGTCAGGATCACAACAAGTGGAAGCCTTGA
- a CDS encoding CobW family GTP-binding protein, translating into MLQNIPTHVIAGPLGAGKTSLIRQLMAQRPEGERWAVLINEFGQIGLDAALLTRDADGIALGEVAGGCLCCVNGAPFQIGLGRLLRKARPDRLFIEPSGLGHPVQLLKQLSEAPWRGVLAVQLCVSVLDAQALAAGKALPPAQQEALGSAGLLLLNKAESLDEAVRQTIAERLPAVKLIWTQQAQLPLRELPGVAAQAIAGVDNLIVPQGLASIPAIWSDPQSPICLSQAQEGGWSIGWRWHPGQRFDTQRLSQWLQSLDWRRAKLVIHSAQGWVSANALDNAELNWQPSEWRRDSRIELIFADAQNVDNLQAGLAQCRVQAD; encoded by the coding sequence ATGTTGCAGAACATTCCTACCCATGTCATCGCCGGCCCTTTGGGCGCCGGCAAGACCAGTCTGATCCGCCAGCTCATGGCCCAGCGGCCGGAAGGCGAGCGCTGGGCGGTGCTGATCAATGAGTTCGGCCAGATCGGCCTCGATGCCGCGTTGCTGACCCGCGACGCCGATGGTATCGCACTGGGCGAAGTCGCCGGAGGGTGTCTGTGTTGCGTGAATGGTGCGCCGTTTCAAATCGGCCTCGGCCGTTTGCTGCGTAAGGCCCGGCCGGATCGGCTGTTCATTGAGCCATCCGGGCTGGGCCATCCGGTGCAGTTGCTCAAGCAGTTAAGCGAAGCGCCGTGGCGTGGTGTACTGGCGGTACAGCTCTGTGTGTCAGTGCTGGATGCCCAGGCGCTGGCAGCCGGGAAAGCGCTGCCGCCCGCTCAGCAGGAGGCTTTGGGCAGCGCCGGTCTGCTGTTACTGAACAAGGCAGAAAGTCTGGATGAGGCTGTTCGGCAGACCATCGCCGAGCGTTTGCCGGCAGTCAAACTGATCTGGACGCAGCAGGCGCAACTACCGTTGCGCGAGTTGCCGGGTGTGGCGGCGCAAGCAATTGCAGGTGTGGATAACCTCATCGTGCCGCAGGGATTGGCGTCGATTCCGGCGATCTGGAGCGATCCGCAATCGCCGATTTGCCTGAGTCAGGCACAGGAGGGCGGTTGGAGCATCGGCTGGCGCTGGCACCCGGGGCAGAGGTTCGATACGCAACGCCTGAGCCAATGGCTGCAAAGCCTGGACTGGCGACGGGCGAAACTGGTTATCCACAGCGCACAGGGTTGGGTTTCAGCCAATGCCCTGGATAACGCGGAACTGAATTGGCAACCCAGTGAGTGGCGCCGGGATTCACGTATCGAGCTGATCTTTGCCGATGCGCAAAATGTCGATAATTTGCAGGCAGGCCTGGCGCAATGCCGGGTTCAGGCGGATTAG
- a CDS encoding DUF1826 domain-containing protein, with amino-acid sequence MLALKLQQNRARHQHQGATPKTLTRILEDDVNLAVWQRQLPLHIADFAELLLSLNEPLAESLCIELPDEDADPDLQGLAAGFRDLQGYEAFIADLQWLVSAFACLLGARRIGLRLRVLDKAMCPRFHVDHVPVRLITTFAGIGSQWLKEGVMDREQLGQANAEPQGMSQIQQLKRGDVALLKGEKWLGNEGFGLIHRSPQPAPGERRLLLTLDWLG; translated from the coding sequence ATGCTCGCGCTCAAGTTGCAGCAAAACCGGGCGCGCCATCAGCATCAGGGAGCGACGCCGAAAACGCTGACGCGAATCCTCGAAGACGACGTCAATCTTGCGGTCTGGCAGCGTCAACTGCCGCTGCACATCGCCGATTTTGCAGAATTGCTGCTGTCGCTCAACGAGCCTTTGGCGGAATCGCTGTGCATCGAACTGCCGGATGAAGACGCCGACCCTGATCTGCAAGGACTGGCCGCCGGGTTCCGTGATTTGCAAGGCTACGAAGCCTTCATCGCTGACCTGCAATGGCTGGTGAGTGCCTTCGCCTGTCTGCTGGGGGCACGGCGTATCGGTTTGCGCCTGCGGGTGTTGGATAAAGCCATGTGCCCACGTTTCCATGTCGATCATGTGCCGGTGCGCTTGATCACAACCTTTGCGGGGATTGGCAGCCAATGGCTCAAGGAGGGCGTGATGGATCGCGAGCAACTGGGTCAGGCCAACGCCGAGCCACAAGGCATGAGCCAAATCCAGCAACTCAAACGGGGTGATGTGGCGCTATTGAAGGGCGAGAAGTGGCTCGGCAATGAAGGCTTTGGCCTGATTCATCGCTCCCCGCAACCGGCGCCAGGTGAGCGACGGCTGCTGCTGACCCTCGACTGGCTCGGCTGA
- the zigA gene encoding zinc metallochaperone GTPase ZigA, with protein sequence MSSPLPVTVLSGFLGAGKSTLLNYVLRNREGLRVAVIVNDMSEINIDGSEVQRDVSLNRAEEKLVEMSNGCICCTLREDLLEEVSKLAREGRFDYLLIESTGISEPLPVAETFTFRDEQGLSLADVARLDTMVTVVDGVNFLLDYQAAESLASRGETLGDEDERSITDLLIEQIEFADVLLISKIDLISRQEREELMAILKRLNAQAEIIAMVMGEVPLEKILNTGRFDFEKAAQAPGWLQELRGEHVPETTEYGIASTAYRARSPFHPQRFFDFIDRPWPNGKLLRSKGFFWLASKPSDAGSWSQAGGLMRHGFAGRWWRFVPKNQWPQDQESTAAIMENWTPSVGDCRQELVFIGQNIDFVQLKSELDACLLTDEEMAIGVDGWRRLPDPFGPWHEEAA encoded by the coding sequence ATGTCATCTCCGCTTCCCGTGACCGTTCTTTCGGGCTTTCTCGGTGCCGGAAAAAGTACACTTTTAAATTACGTACTACGTAATCGAGAAGGCTTGCGCGTTGCTGTTATCGTTAACGATATGAGCGAGATCAATATTGATGGTAGCGAAGTTCAGCGTGATGTCAGCTTGAACCGTGCTGAAGAAAAACTGGTGGAGATGAGTAACGGTTGTATCTGCTGTACGTTACGCGAGGACCTGCTCGAAGAAGTCAGCAAGCTCGCCCGCGAAGGACGATTCGATTACCTGCTCATCGAATCCACCGGTATTTCCGAGCCGCTACCGGTCGCCGAAACGTTCACCTTCCGTGACGAGCAGGGCCTGAGCCTCGCCGACGTCGCGCGCCTCGACACCATGGTGACGGTAGTCGACGGCGTGAATTTCCTCCTCGACTATCAGGCCGCCGAGAGTCTGGCTTCCCGAGGCGAGACCCTGGGCGATGAAGACGAGCGCTCGATCACCGATCTGCTGATCGAACAAATCGAGTTCGCCGACGTACTGCTGATCAGCAAAATAGACCTCATCAGCCGCCAGGAGCGCGAAGAGCTGATGGCAATCCTCAAGCGCCTCAATGCCCAGGCGGAGATCATTGCAATGGTGATGGGTGAGGTGCCGCTGGAGAAAATCCTCAACACGGGCCGATTCGACTTCGAGAAAGCCGCTCAGGCCCCGGGCTGGTTGCAGGAATTGCGCGGTGAGCACGTGCCGGAAACCACGGAATACGGCATCGCTTCGACGGCCTACCGCGCACGCAGCCCGTTCCATCCGCAGCGTTTCTTCGACTTCATCGATCGCCCATGGCCGAACGGCAAACTGCTGCGCTCCAAAGGCTTCTTCTGGCTCGCCAGCAAACCCTCCGACGCAGGCAGTTGGTCGCAGGCCGGCGGTTTGATGCGCCATGGTTTCGCCGGTCGCTGGTGGCGTTTCGTGCCGAAAAACCAATGGCCGCAGGATCAGGAAAGTACCGCAGCGATCATGGAAAACTGGACGCCGAGCGTCGGAGATTGTCGTCAGGAGCTGGTATTCATCGGCCAGAACATCGACTTCGTACAGCTCAAGTCGGAGCTCGATGCCTGCCTGCTGACTGACGAAGAAATGGCCATTGGCGTAGACGGTTGGCGCCGGCTGCCGGATCCGTTCGGCCCTTGGCACGAAGAGGCCGCCTGA
- a CDS encoding glutamine synthetase: MKTALKCSLLSLALLSWADAWGQIPALANCTRSANLLACIDAQGNAYSVNTVGSTIYLRGFEKDGNRYWAQTNSRFGQLTFFTGIASDGEAWVGYTRRVGWTTINRFSSSGGSSAKFTCSRITGC; the protein is encoded by the coding sequence ATGAAAACTGCTTTGAAATGCTCGCTGCTGAGTCTCGCGTTGCTGTCGTGGGCCGACGCTTGGGGGCAAATTCCGGCACTCGCCAACTGCACACGCAGCGCCAATCTACTGGCCTGCATCGACGCGCAAGGCAATGCCTACAGCGTGAACACGGTGGGCAGCACAATTTATCTGCGGGGCTTTGAAAAGGACGGCAACCGCTACTGGGCGCAAACCAACAGCCGTTTCGGCCAACTGACGTTCTTTACCGGGATCGCCTCTGACGGGGAAGCCTGGGTGGGCTACACCCGTCGCGTCGGCTGGACGACGATCAATCGTTTTTCCAGCTCTGGCGGCAGTAGCGCGAAGTTCACCTGCAGCCGGATCACTGGCTGCTAA
- a CDS encoding N-acetylmuramoyl-L-alanine amidase yields the protein MHRRHLLNLLLASTALAFPFSVSATQIRNARLWRSDEKLRLVFDLSGPVRYKTFSLSAPERLIIDLSGASLSGDFSQLVLADTAIRSIRSGHFGQGDTRIVLDLNHPVLLNSFLLAPEDGQGHRLVLDLVNAKQASSAAMVPRETPLNKAHPKRDIIVVVDPGHGGKDPGAVGAKGEREKDVVLSIARLLAKRLKRERGFDVKLVRNDDFFVPLRKRVDIARQHKADMFISVHADAAPRLTASGASVYCLSEGGATSATARFMAQRENGADLLGATSLLNLKDKDPMLAGVILDMSMNATIAASLQLGSTVLGSLAGITTLHQKRVEQAEFAVLKSPDVPSILVETGFISNARDSQRLVTPRHQQAVANGLFEGLQRYFQKNPPVDSYIAWQQEQQNARV from the coding sequence ATGCACAGACGTCATCTGCTCAATCTGCTGCTGGCCAGTACGGCCTTGGCTTTCCCCTTCAGTGTCTCGGCTACACAGATTCGCAATGCGCGGCTGTGGCGTTCGGATGAAAAGCTGCGATTGGTGTTCGACCTGAGCGGTCCGGTGCGCTACAAAACTTTCTCCCTGAGCGCTCCGGAACGCCTGATCATTGACCTTTCAGGGGCGAGTTTGAGCGGTGATTTCAGCCAGTTGGTGCTTGCCGATACCGCTATTCGCTCCATTCGATCAGGTCACTTTGGTCAGGGTGATACACGGATTGTTCTCGACCTGAACCATCCAGTGCTGTTGAACAGCTTCCTTTTGGCGCCCGAAGATGGCCAAGGACACCGCTTGGTGCTTGATCTGGTGAACGCCAAACAGGCATCAAGTGCGGCAATGGTTCCACGTGAAACACCCTTGAATAAAGCTCACCCCAAGCGCGACATCATCGTCGTCGTCGACCCCGGGCACGGCGGAAAAGACCCGGGCGCGGTTGGTGCCAAAGGTGAACGGGAAAAAGATGTGGTGCTGTCCATCGCCCGGTTACTCGCCAAACGTCTGAAGAGGGAGAGAGGTTTCGACGTGAAACTGGTTCGCAATGACGACTTCTTTGTGCCGCTTCGCAAGCGTGTGGATATAGCGCGCCAGCACAAGGCCGACATGTTTATCTCAGTGCATGCCGATGCGGCGCCACGTCTGACGGCGTCGGGAGCGTCTGTGTATTGCTTGTCCGAGGGTGGCGCGACGTCTGCGACTGCGCGCTTCATGGCGCAGCGGGAGAATGGCGCGGATCTGCTCGGTGCGACCAGTCTGCTCAACCTCAAGGACAAGGATCCGATGCTCGCAGGAGTGATCCTCGATATGTCGATGAACGCCACCATCGCCGCCAGTCTGCAACTCGGCAGCACCGTTCTCGGCAGTCTGGCAGGCATTACCACGCTGCATCAGAAGCGCGTGGAACAGGCAGAATTTGCCGTGTTGAAGTCGCCGGACGTGCCGTCGATTCTGGTGGAAACCGGCTTCATTTCGAACGCCCGAGACAGCCAGCGACTGGTCACGCCTCGGCATCAGCAAGCCGTGGCGAATGGCTTGTTCGAAGGGCTACAGCGTTACTTTCAGAAGAATCCACCCGTCGACAGCTATATCGCCTGGCAGCAGGAGCAGCAAAACGCGCGGGTTTAG
- the folE2 gene encoding GTP cyclohydrolase FolE2, with product MNSLTLPDIATQVARQALPLDWVGMCGIALPVLLEGQRLSAKADAGVSLDDGEARGIHMSRLYLALAALERHNLSPALLREVLDDFLVSHEGLSDSAYLNIHCEVLLKRPALVSPLAGWKSYPVSICASLKSKVFHVELKIEVPYSSTCPCSAALARQLIQQQFIDDFANKPLQHAEVLAWLGSSQGIVATPHSQRSTAQLHMHLDEFIDELPLSVIINDAEAALGTAVQTAVKRADEQAFALANGQNLMFCEDAARRLNLALRRSPGVSGFHLRVIHAESLHAHDAVAESHWHRELA from the coding sequence ATGAATTCGCTGACACTTCCGGATATAGCGACTCAAGTCGCTCGCCAGGCGTTACCGCTTGACTGGGTGGGTATGTGCGGTATCGCTCTGCCTGTTCTGTTGGAAGGCCAACGTCTGAGCGCAAAAGCAGATGCAGGCGTCAGTCTCGATGATGGCGAGGCGCGCGGTATTCACATGTCGCGGCTGTATCTGGCGCTGGCGGCGCTTGAACGGCACAACCTCTCTCCCGCCTTATTGCGCGAGGTACTCGATGATTTTCTGGTCAGTCACGAAGGTTTATCCGATAGCGCCTACCTGAACATCCATTGCGAAGTACTACTGAAAAGACCTGCGCTAGTCAGCCCTCTGGCCGGTTGGAAGAGCTATCCAGTGAGTATTTGTGCGAGCCTGAAAAGCAAAGTGTTCCACGTGGAACTGAAAATCGAAGTGCCTTACTCCTCAACTTGCCCCTGCTCAGCAGCGTTGGCGCGGCAGTTGATTCAGCAGCAATTCATCGATGATTTCGCCAACAAGCCACTGCAACATGCCGAAGTGTTGGCCTGGCTTGGATCGAGCCAAGGCATTGTCGCCACCCCGCACAGCCAACGCAGCACCGCGCAACTGCATATGCATCTGGACGAGTTCATCGACGAGCTACCCCTGAGCGTCATCATCAATGATGCCGAAGCGGCACTCGGCACCGCCGTACAAACCGCCGTGAAACGCGCCGACGAACAAGCCTTCGCTCTGGCCAATGGGCAAAACCTGATGTTCTGCGAAGACGCCGCGCGACGACTCAATCTGGCCCTGCGCCGCTCCCCCGGCGTCAGTGGTTTCCACCTGCGGGTAATCCACGCCGAAAGCCTGCACGCCCACGACGCTGTCGCCGAAAGCCACTGGCACCGAGAACTCGCATGA
- a CDS encoding ATP-binding cassette domain-containing protein yields MIRCQTVTWGAPGQPLTSPLTLSLEHGSLSAIIGANGCGKSSLLKVIAGLQKPLSGKVALGVPRQGGLAFLPQQQHLDRQFPISLEELVAAGFWGRRLSTQLRAQRLASALENWHLSGLEKRPLMALSGGELQRALLARLSLADAPLLLLDEPHAALDELGQQLLWQHLHAWHAEGRTLLVVCHDLAAVRQHIPQTLLIKNRQCVFGPSAELIQQTPNTQVA; encoded by the coding sequence ATGATCCGTTGCCAAACCGTGACTTGGGGCGCACCCGGCCAACCACTGACTTCGCCACTGACGCTTTCGCTGGAACACGGCAGCCTCAGCGCCATCATCGGCGCCAACGGCTGCGGTAAAAGCAGCCTGCTGAAAGTCATCGCCGGATTACAGAAGCCTTTATCCGGAAAAGTCGCACTGGGTGTTCCACGTCAGGGCGGCTTGGCGTTCCTGCCGCAGCAGCAACACCTCGACCGACAGTTCCCCATCAGCCTCGAAGAACTGGTGGCCGCGGGTTTCTGGGGCCGCCGATTGTCGACGCAACTGCGCGCGCAACGACTCGCCAGCGCACTGGAAAACTGGCACTTGAGCGGATTGGAAAAGCGTCCGCTGATGGCCCTTTCCGGCGGCGAATTACAACGCGCGCTGCTCGCCCGTTTGAGTCTGGCCGACGCCCCGTTACTACTCCTCGACGAACCCCACGCTGCCCTCGATGAGCTGGGCCAGCAGTTACTCTGGCAACACCTCCACGCCTGGCATGCCGAAGGGCGAACACTGCTGGTGGTCTGCCACGACCTCGCCGCGGTACGCCAACACATCCCGCAGACGTTGCTGATCAAAAATCGTCAGTGCGTGTTCGGCCCCAGTGCCGAACTGATCCAGCAAACACCCAACACGCAGGTGGCCTGA
- a CDS encoding metal ABC transporter permease: MLTVSHLWQPFIEFVFMRRALLGGLVLACSTAPLGVFLILRRMSLIGDAVAHGILPGAALGFWFAGLSLPALTLGGLGAGLGMAGLAAWITRRTGLREDASLAAIYPISLASGVLILGIAGKRLDLLHLLFGSALAVDGPTLNGMLWVSGLSLIAMTLIYKPLLLDTLDPLFLQTVSRLGPLAHGVFLTLVVLNLVIGFQAIGALMVVGLMMLPAAASRFWSRRLPSLIAISALIGCLSVGCGLLISFYYSLPSGPAIVLVAGIGYLLSVVFGPVHGLLRRPPLLTSQ, from the coding sequence ATGCTCACCGTCAGCCATCTCTGGCAACCGTTCATCGAGTTCGTGTTCATGCGCCGCGCACTGCTCGGCGGTCTGGTACTGGCCTGCAGCACGGCTCCGCTTGGCGTGTTTCTGATCCTGCGGCGCATGAGCCTGATTGGTGACGCCGTCGCCCACGGCATTCTCCCCGGTGCGGCGCTGGGCTTCTGGTTCGCCGGTCTCAGTCTGCCGGCACTGACACTCGGCGGCCTCGGCGCCGGCCTGGGCATGGCCGGTCTCGCCGCCTGGATCACCCGTCGCACCGGTCTGCGCGAAGACGCCAGCCTCGCCGCGATCTATCCGATCTCGCTCGCCAGCGGCGTGTTGATTCTCGGCATCGCCGGCAAGCGTCTCGACCTGTTGCATTTGCTGTTCGGCTCGGCACTCGCCGTCGACGGTCCGACCCTCAACGGCATGTTGTGGGTGTCGGGGCTGAGCCTGATCGCCATGACTCTGATCTACAAACCGCTGCTGCTGGACACCCTCGACCCGCTATTCCTGCAAACCGTCAGCCGTCTCGGTCCACTCGCCCACGGCGTGTTCCTGACCTTGGTGGTGCTCAATCTGGTGATCGGTTTCCAGGCCATCGGCGCCTTGATGGTGGTGGGTCTGATGATGCTGCCCGCCGCCGCTTCACGATTCTGGAGTCGGCGCCTGCCGAGCCTGATTGCCATCTCGGCGCTCATTGGCTGCCTCTCGGTGGGGTGCGGATTGTTGATCTCGTTCTACTACTCGCTGCCGAGCGGTCCGGCGATCGTGCTGGTCGCCGGCATCGGTTATCTGCTGTCCGTGGTGTTCGGACCGGTGCACGGTTTGCTGCGCCGCCCGCCTTTGCTCACATCCCAATGA
- a CDS encoding metal ABC transporter substrate-binding protein: MRALLVLFSLMLSMSLSAAEKLPVVTSFSILADMVHQVGGEHIQITNMVGPDADAHTYEPTPDDAKALLKARLIIKNGLGFEPWLDRLVTSTETKAPVISASHGVIPRSLDEDGESVPDPHAWHNLANTELYIANITKALIAADPANKADYQRNSQAYLKQIYALLAEAKVKLGSLPPGNRKIVTSHDAFGYLGQAYGIDFMAPQGLSTEREPSAAEVAALITQIRQAKVKAVFMENIKDARLLKQIADESGAHIGGTLYSDALAASGPASTFTGLFEYNLNTLYDALSQP; the protein is encoded by the coding sequence ATGCGTGCTCTACTCGTGTTGTTCAGCCTGATGCTGTCGATGTCGTTGTCGGCGGCGGAAAAATTGCCGGTGGTCACCAGCTTCAGCATCCTCGCCGACATGGTTCATCAGGTGGGGGGCGAGCATATTCAGATCACCAACATGGTCGGCCCGGACGCCGATGCCCACACGTATGAACCGACGCCCGATGACGCCAAAGCGCTGCTCAAGGCCAGGCTGATCATCAAGAACGGCCTCGGTTTCGAACCATGGCTCGATCGCCTGGTCACCAGCACCGAGACCAAAGCCCCTGTCATCAGTGCCAGTCACGGCGTGATTCCACGCTCGCTGGATGAAGACGGCGAGAGCGTTCCCGACCCGCACGCCTGGCACAATCTGGCGAACACCGAGTTGTACATCGCCAACATCACCAAGGCGCTGATTGCCGCCGATCCGGCGAACAAGGCCGACTACCAGCGCAACAGCCAGGCCTATCTGAAACAGATCTACGCCCTGCTCGCCGAAGCCAAGGTCAAGCTCGGTTCACTGCCGCCGGGCAATCGCAAGATCGTCACCAGTCACGATGCCTTCGGTTATCTCGGTCAGGCCTACGGCATCGACTTCATGGCGCCGCAAGGTCTGTCCACCGAACGCGAGCCATCGGCCGCCGAAGTCGCCGCGTTGATTACCCAGATTCGTCAGGCCAAGGTCAAAGCGGTGTTCATGGAAAACATCAAGGACGCGCGCCTGCTCAAGCAGATCGCTGATGAGAGCGGCGCGCATATCGGCGGTACGTTGTACTCCGATGCCCTCGCGGCCAGCGGCCCGGCCAGCACCTTTACCGGGCTGTTCGAATACAACCTCAACACCCTTTACGACGCACTGAGCCAGCCATGA
- a CDS encoding carbonate dehydratase produces MIRKNPSGDLPQIAESAYVDKTAIICGKVIIGENVFVGPYAVIRADEVDASGAMEPITIGANSNIQDGVVIHSKSGAAVTIGEFSSIAHRSIVHGPCVVGDRVFIGFNSVLFNCVVGNGCVVRHNSVVDGRDLPAAFYVPSTTRIGPNTDLSQFPPVSVSASEFSEDVARTNVDLVRGYKALQNEF; encoded by the coding sequence ATGATCCGCAAGAATCCTTCAGGCGATCTGCCGCAAATTGCCGAGTCGGCCTACGTCGACAAAACCGCGATCATCTGTGGCAAGGTGATCATCGGCGAGAACGTTTTCGTCGGCCCCTACGCGGTGATCCGCGCCGACGAAGTCGATGCTTCGGGAGCGATGGAGCCGATCACCATCGGTGCCAATTCGAATATTCAGGACGGCGTGGTGATCCACTCCAAATCCGGGGCGGCAGTGACCATCGGCGAGTTCAGCTCGATCGCTCACCGCTCGATCGTGCACGGTCCGTGCGTGGTTGGCGACCGCGTGTTCATCGGCTTCAACAGTGTGTTGTTCAATTGCGTGGTCGGTAATGGCTGCGTGGTGCGGCACAACTCGGTGGTCGATGGCCGCGATTTGCCGGCCGCGTTCTACGTGCCGTCCACTACCCGCATCGGCCCCAACACCGACCTCTCGCAGTTCCCGCCGGTGAGTGTCAGCGCCTCGGAGTTTTCCGAAGACGTGGCACGCACCAACGTCGATCTGGTGCGCGGTTACAAAGCCTTGCAGAACGAGTTCTGA